A genomic region of Populus nigra chromosome 11, ddPopNigr1.1, whole genome shotgun sequence contains the following coding sequences:
- the LOC133706341 gene encoding protein SENSITIVE TO PROTON RHIZOTOXICITY 1-like, whose translation MDLKDRLSVDVWADTSSSGNELPRRMSSENPSFTDFNLQQQQKQQQKWEDNIISPPFGGFNQASESGFLLLSNRNNQTKILDHQEDGKSIETLETNKVQDWDPRAMLSNLSFLEQKIHHLQDLVHLFVDRKGQVLGGQDHLVTQQQQFLITADLTSIIVQLISTAGSLLPSVKHTLSADTPNGQLRQLGGLIFPPVAGMNCSPQPQHGSGRKVSDQSDKMDVTGNCGTDQNHFIEEHEMKEEEDADEGEYLPPGSYDILQLEKEEILAPHTHFCTICGKGFKRDANLRMHMRGHGDEYKTPAALAKPNKESSSDPVVIKRYSCPFSGCKRNKDHKKFQPLKSILCVKNHYKRTHCDKSYTCSRCNTKKFSVTADLKTHEKHCGKDKWLCSCGTTFSRKDKLFGHIALFQGHTPAIPLEETKGPAVSSDKVDGNEASNKVGNINFSFGSHAATGSGAQNVMEVNDDADDPSSCFSPLNFDTCNFGGFHEFPRPPFDDSESSFSFLLS comes from the coding sequence ATGGATCTTAAGGATAGGCTATCTGTAGATGTATGGGCAGATACTTCATCCTCCGGTAATGAATTGCCGAGAAGGATGTCCTCGGAGAATCCATCCTTCACCGATTTCAATTTACAGCAACAGCAGAAGCAGCAGCAAAAGTGGGAGGACAACATAATATCACCACCTTTCGGAGGATTCAACCAAGCATCGGAATCTGGATTTTTGCTTCTTTCCAACCGCAACAATCAAACCAAAATTCTGGATCATCAAGAAGATGGAAAAAGTATTGAGACACTTGAAACAAACAAAGTCCAAGACTGGGATCCAAGAGCCATGCTTAGTAATCTCTCTTTTCTAGAGCAAAAGATCCATCATCTTCAAGATTTGGTGCATTTATTTGTTGACCGCAAAGGTCAGGTTCTTGGGGGACAGGATCACCTCGTAACTCAGCAACAGCAGTTTCTCATAACTGCTGATCTCACTTCAATTATTGTTCAGCTGATCTCTACTGCAGGTAGCCTTCTCCCATCTGTGAAACATACACTTTCTGCAGACACTCCTAATGGACAGCTTAGGCAGCTTGGAGGACTTATTTTTCCTCCTGTGGCGGGCATGAATTGTAGTCCACAGCCGCAACATGGTAGTGGAAGGAAAGTTTCTGATCAGTCCGACAAGATGGATGTTACTGGTAATTGTGGGACTGACCAGAACCACTTCATTGAAGAACATGAAAtgaaagaggaagaagatgcTGATGAAGGAGAGTACCTTCCACCTGGTTCCTATGATATATTACAACTAGAAAAAGAGGAAATACTAGCACCACACACCCACTTCTGCACAATATGCGGGAAAGGGTTCAAGCGGGATGCAAATTTGAGGATGCATATGAGAGGCCATGGTGATGAGTACAAAACCCCTGCTGCACTTGCAAAACCCAACAAGGAATCCAGCTCAGATCCAGTGGTTATTAAGAGGTATTCCTGCCCTTTTTCTGGCTGCAAGCGAAACAAGGATCACAAGAAGTTTCAGCCTTTGAAGTCTATTTTATGCGTCAAAAACCATTACAAGAGAACCCACTGTGACAAAAGCTACACTTGCAGCCGATGCAACACCAAGAAATTCTCAGTGACTGCAGATCTTAAAACTCATGAGAAGCATTGTGGCAAGGATAAATGGCTTTGTTCCTGTGGCACAACATTCTCGAGGAAAGACAAGCTTTTTGGACACATTGCTCTGTTCCAAGGCCATACTCCTGCTATTCCTCTCGAGGAAACTAAGGGACCAGCTGTGTCATCTGATAAAGTGGACGGGAACGAAGCATCAAATAAGGTCGGAAACATAAATTTCAGCTTTGGCTCTCATGCCGCTACCGGAAGTGGGGCTCAAAATGTTATGGAAGTGAACGACGATGCTGATGATCCTTCCAGTTGTTTCTCGCCGTTGAACTTCGATACATGTAATTTTGGTGGGTTCCATGAGTTTCCTCGACCTCCATTTGATGATTCAGAAAGTTcgttctcttttcttctttcttga
- the LOC133706228 gene encoding tetratricopeptide repeat domain-containing protein PYG7, chloroplastic-like isoform X3 — translation MKRVMVWASVLSFGQISLLTSAQVAHAGESIKPEAIYEVGELFELGIQLSYLLLLLALLGVGTFFVIRQVLTRRELDLSAKELQEQVRSGDATATGLFELGAVMLRRKFYPAAIKYLLQAIEKWDGDVQDLAQVYNALGVSYVLDGKLDKGIKQFEAAVKLQPGYVTAWNNLGDAYEKKKDLKSALKAFEEVLLFDPNNKVARPRRDALKDKVQMYRGVPIKSKDR, via the exons ATGAAAAGAGTGATGGTTTGGGCGTCTGTGCTCTCATTTGGACAAATCTCATTGTTAACTTCTGCTCAAGTGGCACATGCAGGAGAAAGTATCAAACCAGAAGCAATTTATGAGGTTGGGGAGTTATTTGAATTGGGAATCCAGCTCTCTTATCTGCTTTTACTACTAGCTTTGCTTGGGGTTGGAACTTTCTTTGTTATTCGTCAAGTCCTAACGCGTAGAGAGCTCGACCTTTCTGCTAAAGAATTGCAG GAGCAAGTAAGAAGTGGTGATGCCACTGCAACTGGGCTTTTTGAACTCGGTGCAGTAATGCTGAGGAGAAAATTTTACCCGGCTGCTATTAAATATTTACTTCAGGCAATTGAGAAATGGGATGGTGATGTTCAAGATCTTGCCCAG GTTTACAATGCCCTTGGCGTTAGCTATGTTCTTGACGGGAAGCTTGACAAGGGAATCAAACAGTTTGAAGCTGCCGTGAAGCTTCAACCAGGTTATGTCACAGCCTGGAACAACCTCGGTGATGCctatgaaaagaagaaagaccTGAAGTCAGCTCTCAAGGCATTCGAAGAAGTTCTACTCTTTGATCCTAACAATAAGGTGGCAAGACCCAGAAGAGATGCCTTGAAGGATAAGGTACAAATGTACAGAGGAGTTCCCATCAAGTCTAAGGATAGATGA